In the genome of Microthrixaceae bacterium, one region contains:
- a CDS encoding rod shape-determining protein has protein sequence MARDLAIDLGTANTLVYAKGQGIVLNEPSVIALNQQTGDVLAMGQEAWQMIGRTPGSIVAVRPLRQGAITDFEVTQRMIRLLLQRAGVSRFNRPRVVICVPSAITEVERRAVIEAARRAGAADAQLIEQPMAAALGAYLPVNEPIANMVIDVGGGTSETALISLGGVVALRAVRVGSFDIDAAIQTFIRREYGIAVGERTAEEIKVAIGSAWPVQDGVKAEVRGRDLMSGLPKTVILSPEEVREAIAEPVSAMVASVISCLGEAPPELAHDLILRGMHLVGGGGMLKGLAKRIAEETAIPVTLVDAPLECVVMGAGRCIEHYDELRVMFMGAR, from the coding sequence ATGGCGCGCGACCTCGCCATAGACCTGGGTACGGCCAACACCTTGGTCTACGCCAAAGGCCAGGGCATCGTCCTCAACGAACCTTCGGTGATCGCTCTCAACCAGCAGACCGGAGACGTGCTGGCCATGGGTCAGGAGGCATGGCAGATGATCGGCCGGACGCCCGGCTCGATCGTGGCCGTGCGGCCGCTGCGCCAGGGTGCCATCACCGATTTCGAGGTGACCCAACGAATGATCCGCCTGCTGTTGCAGCGGGCCGGGGTGTCTCGGTTCAACCGGCCCCGTGTGGTCATCTGCGTGCCGTCGGCCATCACCGAGGTGGAACGGCGAGCGGTTATCGAGGCGGCCCGCCGAGCCGGAGCCGCCGACGCCCAACTGATCGAGCAGCCCATGGCTGCGGCGCTGGGCGCCTACCTGCCGGTGAACGAACCCATCGCCAACATGGTGATCGACGTCGGTGGTGGGACATCGGAGACGGCACTCATAAGCCTCGGTGGCGTGGTGGCACTGCGGGCGGTGCGCGTTGGTTCCTTCGACATCGACGCCGCAATCCAGACCTTCATCCGCCGGGAGTACGGCATCGCCGTGGGCGAGCGCACCGCCGAGGAGATCAAGGTGGCCATCGGCTCGGCGTGGCCGGTGCAAGACGGGGTGAAGGCCGAGGTCCGCGGCCGAGACCTGATGAGCGGCCTGCCCAAGACCGTGATCCTTTCGCCCGAAGAGGTTAGGGAGGCCATAGCCGAACCGGTGTCGGCCATGGTGGCCTCGGTGATCTCGTGCTTGGGAGAAGCCCCGCCCGAACTGGCTCACGACTTGATCCTGAGGGGCATGCACCTGGTCGGAGGGGGCGGAATGCTCAAGGGTTTGGCCAAGCGCATCGCCGAAGAGACCGCCATCCCGGTCACCCTGGTGGATGCGCCCCTGGAATGCGTGGTCATGGGCGCTGGCCGCTGCATCGAGCACTACGACGAGCTCCGAGTCATGTTCATGGGCGCCCGCTAG
- a CDS encoding molybdenum cofactor biosynthesis protein MoaE, with product MSVGSSSWLSPPAGRDWIACSPSDLDAGAAGAWVVLPSCGAAVTFTGTVRDHAGTRTGIEMLEYEAYEEYVVPALERVANQVRQVVPDLGRVVLWHRTGELAVTDVAVVVAVSSPHRDEAFTAARWAIDELKATTPIWKREHWPGGAEWVRCDHGHTIASPERVDLESVTVGSMESTTA from the coding sequence ATGTCTGTCGGCTCGTCGTCGTGGCTGTCGCCCCCTGCTGGTCGTGACTGGATCGCCTGTAGCCCTTCAGATCTCGATGCCGGTGCGGCCGGGGCATGGGTGGTGCTGCCATCGTGCGGTGCGGCGGTCACTTTCACCGGTACCGTCCGAGACCACGCCGGAACCAGAACCGGCATAGAGATGCTGGAGTACGAGGCCTACGAGGAGTATGTGGTTCCAGCGCTGGAACGGGTGGCGAACCAGGTTCGCCAAGTGGTGCCGGACCTGGGCCGGGTGGTGCTGTGGCATCGCACCGGTGAGTTGGCGGTCACCGATGTGGCGGTGGTGGTGGCGGTGTCGAGCCCTCACCGGGACGAGGCTTTCACGGCAGCGCGCTGGGCCATCGACGAACTGAAGGCCACCACTCCCATCTGGAAGCGAGAGCATTGGCCTGGGGGTGCCGAGTGGGTGCGATGCGACCACGGCCACACCATCGCATCGCCCGAACGGGTTGACCTGGAATCGGTCACCGTAGGTTCCATGGAGTCGACCACGGCGTGA
- a CDS encoding ABC transporter ATP-binding protein, whose product MSLLELRGLGGGYGQVDVLRDLNLTVDEGEVVVILGANGAGKTTTLRAISGMLDNVSGQVFFDSSAITNKPAQVIARAGISHVPQGRGTFGDLSVEENLRLGAINRRDGGIDADLDRWFEMFPRLAERRTQAAGSMSGGEQQMLAIARALMARPRILLLDEPSLGLAPLITKEVFERLGEINKQDGLAMLVVEQNASLALAIADRGCVLETGSIVASGPASQLMADETVRKAYLGF is encoded by the coding sequence ATGAGCCTGCTCGAACTGCGGGGCCTGGGCGGGGGTTACGGCCAGGTCGATGTCCTGCGAGACTTGAACCTCACCGTCGACGAAGGCGAGGTGGTGGTGATCCTCGGCGCCAACGGCGCCGGCAAGACCACCACCCTGCGAGCCATCTCGGGGATGCTCGACAACGTGAGCGGCCAGGTGTTCTTCGATTCCTCGGCCATCACCAACAAGCCCGCACAGGTCATCGCCCGAGCCGGGATCTCCCACGTCCCCCAAGGACGTGGCACCTTCGGCGATCTCTCGGTGGAAGAGAACCTGCGTCTCGGCGCCATCAACCGCCGAGACGGTGGCATAGACGCCGACCTGGACCGCTGGTTCGAGATGTTCCCCCGCCTGGCCGAGCGCCGCACCCAGGCGGCCGGGTCGATGTCGGGCGGCGAACAACAGATGTTGGCCATCGCCCGGGCCCTGATGGCCCGGCCTCGGATCCTGCTGCTCGACGAGCCTTCGCTGGGTCTGGCTCCCCTCATCACCAAAGAGGTGTTCGAACGCCTCGGTGAGATCAACAAACAGGACGGTCTGGCCATGTTGGTGGTCGAACAGAACGCCAGCCTGGCGCTGGCCATCGCCGATAGGGGCTGCGTGCTCGAGACCGGGTCCATCGTGGCCTCGGGTCCGGCCAGCCAGCTCATGGCCGACGAAACCGTCCGCAAGGCGTACCTGGGGTTCTGA
- a CDS encoding branched-chain amino acid ABC transporter permease, protein MAARIPWLRVAVGVVVAAVAIGLPFNNEAETVQVFSQVLYLAIAAMGLNLLTGYNGQVSIGHGAFFGVGAFTSAILVVDHGWYIEATIPVAALAAAALGVLVGFPALRVKGLYLALVTLGLAVLFPSVVKKFVEGPGGVPLLQPKRSQVASLIPALADDQYQYFVCLGIMVVLFALAASLVRSRAGRAMIAVQDQEVAASTVSINMAQVKVASFAISAAYAGVAGSLSVLVNRVADGSNPLIYFQYSIEFLIAVVIGGAATLTGPFLGAALLVTIRRRFEGTEAMAPALLGGALIAAVFLMPDGIVGLYRRVSAKVLARRSGSPQAPDPAADPGVDLAKSH, encoded by the coding sequence ATGGCGGCCCGGATCCCGTGGCTACGGGTGGCGGTGGGCGTGGTGGTGGCCGCGGTGGCCATCGGCCTGCCGTTCAACAACGAGGCCGAAACAGTCCAGGTCTTCTCCCAGGTCCTCTACCTGGCCATCGCGGCCATGGGGCTCAACCTGCTCACCGGGTACAACGGACAGGTCTCCATCGGTCATGGCGCCTTCTTCGGGGTGGGAGCGTTCACCTCGGCGATCCTGGTGGTCGACCACGGCTGGTACATCGAGGCGACCATCCCGGTGGCCGCGCTGGCCGCTGCGGCCCTAGGTGTGCTGGTCGGGTTCCCGGCCCTGCGAGTCAAGGGCCTGTACCTGGCGCTGGTCACCCTCGGTCTGGCTGTTCTGTTCCCGTCGGTGGTCAAGAAGTTCGTGGAGGGGCCCGGCGGCGTACCGCTGCTCCAGCCCAAGCGCAGCCAGGTCGCGTCGCTGATACCGGCGTTGGCCGACGACCAGTACCAGTACTTCGTGTGCCTCGGAATCATGGTCGTGCTGTTCGCGCTGGCCGCCAGCCTCGTCCGCAGCCGAGCCGGGAGGGCCATGATCGCGGTTCAAGACCAGGAGGTGGCGGCCTCCACCGTAAGCATCAACATGGCCCAGGTCAAGGTGGCCAGCTTTGCCATCTCTGCCGCGTACGCCGGTGTGGCTGGGTCGTTGTCGGTGTTGGTCAACCGGGTGGCCGACGGCTCCAACCCGCTCATCTACTTCCAATACTCGATCGAGTTCCTGATCGCCGTGGTCATCGGTGGTGCCGCCACCCTTACCGGGCCCTTCCTGGGTGCTGCGCTGCTGGTGACCATCCGTCGCCGGTTCGAAGGCACCGAAGCCATGGCGCCGGCCCTGCTCGGCGGGGCGTTGATCGCGGCCGTGTTCCTCATGCCCGACGGCATCGTCGGCCTGTACCGCCGGGTCTCGGCGAAGGTGCTGGCCCGCCGGTCGGGATCTCCCCAAGCGCCTGATCCGGCTGCCGACCCCGGCGTCGATCTGGCAAAGTCACACTGA
- a CDS encoding PDZ domain-containing protein, translating to MPEEPDDQWDQAPTGVPAPGDRIWRHPSELGTAGSDSANGFGLDHSLGGGHPIAPRTSTRGALVGAVLAGLLVSVGVIWLAQPLPDGQRRSPLGGVTASIVPQTTTTPVPAARAAQPLARPLVHPASLLTTTAPTSATPSTMTAPTTAAIPTVSVPSTDSSPVGGHDPGGRLGVSIGDADLDGDGAPDGALVMAVDPSGPAASAGLAVGQTITAIGQAPVTSAGDLTTALKATHSGDVVVVKTSTQSHGTASTEVVITLG from the coding sequence ATGCCCGAGGAGCCTGACGATCAATGGGACCAGGCCCCGACGGGGGTGCCGGCCCCAGGCGACCGGATTTGGCGCCACCCCTCCGAGCTGGGGACGGCGGGCAGCGATTCGGCCAACGGCTTCGGGCTCGATCACAGCCTGGGCGGTGGCCACCCGATCGCGCCCAGGACATCAACCCGCGGTGCCCTGGTCGGAGCTGTACTGGCCGGGTTGTTGGTGTCGGTCGGGGTCATCTGGTTGGCCCAGCCCCTGCCCGATGGTCAACGCCGTTCACCACTGGGCGGCGTCACCGCTTCGATCGTGCCGCAAACCACCACGACCCCGGTTCCCGCCGCTCGTGCCGCCCAGCCGTTGGCGCGGCCCCTTGTTCATCCCGCTTCGCTGCTGACCACCACCGCGCCCACGTCAGCCACACCGTCCACGATGACGGCCCCGACGACCGCCGCGATCCCCACGGTTAGCGTGCCGTCGACGGACTCCAGCCCGGTCGGAGGCCACGACCCTGGCGGGAGACTCGGCGTCTCGATCGGCGACGCCGACCTCGACGGCGACGGGGCCCCCGACGGGGCGCTCGTGATGGCCGTCGATCCGTCCGGGCCAGCGGCCAGCGCCGGCCTCGCCGTCGGCCAGACGATCACCGCCATCGGCCAGGCTCCCGTAACCAGCGCCGGCGATCTCACCACCGCCCTGAAAGCCACCCACTCTGGTGACGTGGTGGTGGTGAAGACCTCCACCCAATCGCATGGCACCGCATCCACCGAGGTGGTCATCACCCTCGGATAG
- a CDS encoding ABC transporter ATP-binding protein — protein MALLEVSEIEVRFGGIVALDGLSFNVDQGQICALIGPNGAGKTTLFNCVSRLYEPFSGKITFDGQDLLAMPPHGIARVGVARTFQNLALFPALSVVENVMVGAHTHGHVGFGRGLLHLGVAKEEKRLRTECTAILERLSLGHLSNRPAVGLPFGTLKRIEFARALAARPKLLLLDEPANGLTHGEVDELGDTIREIRDQFDLTVLLVEHHMSMVMAISDLVVVMEFGRKIADGPPNEVRNDPKVIEAYLGAPA, from the coding sequence TTGGCATTGCTCGAGGTGAGTGAGATCGAGGTGCGGTTCGGCGGCATCGTGGCCCTCGACGGCCTGAGCTTCAACGTCGATCAGGGCCAGATCTGTGCGCTCATCGGTCCCAACGGCGCCGGCAAGACCACGCTGTTCAACTGCGTCAGCCGTCTCTACGAACCTTTCTCGGGCAAGATCACCTTCGACGGCCAGGATCTGTTGGCCATGCCGCCCCATGGAATCGCCCGGGTGGGAGTGGCCCGCACCTTCCAGAACCTGGCGTTGTTCCCGGCCTTGTCGGTGGTGGAGAACGTGATGGTGGGCGCCCACACCCACGGCCATGTCGGGTTCGGCCGCGGGTTGCTCCACCTTGGTGTCGCCAAGGAGGAGAAGCGCCTTCGAACCGAATGCACCGCCATCTTGGAGCGACTGTCGCTTGGGCACCTGTCCAACCGGCCCGCCGTCGGTTTGCCCTTCGGTACCCTCAAGCGCATCGAGTTCGCTCGGGCGTTGGCCGCTCGACCCAAGCTTCTGTTGCTCGACGAACCAGCCAACGGTCTCACCCACGGCGAGGTCGACGAACTAGGCGACACCATTCGTGAGATCCGAGACCAGTTCGACCTCACCGTGCTCCTCGTCGAACACCACATGAGCATGGTCATGGCCATCTCAGATCTGGTGGTGGTCATGGAGTTCGGCCGCAAGATCGCCGATGGCCCGCCGAATGAGGTTCGCAACGACCCCAAGGTGATCGAGGCCTACCTGGGAGCCCCGGCATGA
- a CDS encoding MFS transporter, with amino-acid sequence MTDRSSSSVVGPATAAGQAAFTVTPFARLARAHVAGTVGDAMVAAAFAGSLFFSLPASDARWPVLRYLLITMLPFAVLSPLIGPLIDRLRGGHRFVVVGAALVRALLCYLLISQIEEAGTGFFLLALCVLVGQKAYQLARSALVPTVVRSDRELVEANSKLSLLSGLSSFARAGPAALVVKFFGPEWAVAMALVTYLVAAVLAAQIPPAQVASSAPDEMERSELRGAGIVMAGSAMGLLRACVGFLTLLVAFDFRGDRGTWQLGVVAGASVLSQLGGAAAAPHIRAHTSEENLLTGALALVVIGGVMALVIGDVAGAALLGASVGFSAALGKLAFDSILQRDAPDANRGRAFARFETRFQIMWVLGALIPVWLTMKLDIGFGVVEGLALIGLATYAVGRLALAHRSGARQTPATAAAAAIEERFSDVSGEVRDRLTSAPRAALRRVRPGSRGSGEVDDPDSYATSNDYYEYPGQNGYDDGYDELDDELDQAVFLDDERDQPGDWDGDGVAEADPANAGYSGNPGQPSTTTGAGSVDEDPELGDDPDTWPEPQWADGSEYPWEPPTERVEPSDAYLADVPTSVNNPYPWSPDR; translated from the coding sequence GTGACGGATCGCAGTAGCTCCAGCGTGGTGGGGCCAGCCACGGCGGCCGGGCAGGCTGCGTTCACCGTCACGCCCTTCGCTCGGCTGGCCCGGGCTCACGTGGCCGGCACCGTCGGCGATGCCATGGTCGCCGCCGCCTTCGCCGGGTCGCTGTTCTTCTCGCTGCCGGCCTCGGACGCCCGGTGGCCGGTGCTGCGCTACCTGCTCATCACCATGTTGCCGTTTGCGGTGCTGTCACCGTTGATCGGTCCCTTGATCGACCGGCTCCGTGGCGGTCACCGCTTCGTGGTGGTCGGCGCCGCTCTGGTGCGGGCCTTGTTGTGCTACCTGCTCATCTCTCAGATCGAAGAGGCCGGAACCGGGTTCTTCCTGCTGGCCCTGTGTGTGCTGGTCGGCCAGAAGGCCTACCAGTTGGCCCGTAGCGCCCTGGTTCCCACCGTGGTTCGCAGCGACCGCGAACTGGTCGAGGCCAACTCCAAGCTGTCTCTGCTCAGCGGGTTGTCGAGCTTCGCCAGGGCCGGGCCTGCGGCCCTCGTGGTCAAGTTCTTCGGGCCCGAGTGGGCCGTTGCCATGGCACTGGTCACCTACCTGGTGGCCGCGGTGCTGGCGGCCCAGATACCACCGGCCCAGGTGGCGTCGTCGGCCCCCGACGAGATGGAGCGCAGCGAACTGCGCGGCGCGGGGATCGTCATGGCCGGGTCGGCCATGGGTTTGCTGCGGGCCTGTGTCGGGTTTCTCACCTTGCTGGTCGCCTTCGACTTCCGGGGAGACCGTGGAACGTGGCAGCTCGGCGTGGTGGCCGGGGCCTCGGTGCTCAGCCAACTCGGCGGGGCCGCCGCCGCCCCCCACATCCGTGCCCACACCAGCGAAGAGAACCTGCTCACCGGGGCATTGGCTCTGGTGGTCATCGGTGGGGTCATGGCCCTGGTGATCGGCGACGTGGCCGGGGCCGCGCTGCTCGGCGCCAGCGTCGGCTTCTCCGCGGCGCTGGGCAAGCTGGCTTTCGACTCGATTCTGCAAAGAGACGCCCCCGACGCCAACCGGGGCCGGGCCTTCGCCCGCTTCGAGACCCGCTTCCAGATCATGTGGGTCCTCGGCGCCCTGATCCCGGTTTGGCTCACCATGAAGCTCGACATCGGGTTCGGGGTGGTGGAAGGGCTGGCCCTGATCGGTTTGGCCACCTACGCGGTGGGTCGTCTTGCTCTGGCCCATCGCAGCGGAGCCCGTCAGACCCCGGCCACCGCGGCGGCGGCCGCCATCGAAGAACGGTTCAGCGACGTATCCGGCGAAGTTCGGGACCGTCTCACCAGCGCACCCCGCGCCGCGCTACGCCGGGTCCGGCCCGGGAGCCGCGGCAGCGGGGAGGTCGACGACCCCGACAGCTACGCCACGTCGAATGACTACTACGAGTACCCAGGACAGAACGGCTACGACGACGGGTACGACGAGCTCGATGACGAGCTCGATCAGGCCGTCTTCCTAGACGACGAGCGGGACCAGCCCGGCGACTGGGACGGTGACGGGGTCGCCGAAGCTGACCCGGCCAACGCCGGCTACTCCGGGAACCCAGGCCAACCCAGCACCACCACCGGTGCCGGGTCGGTGGACGAGGACCCCGAGCTGGGAGACGACCCCGACACCTGGCCCGAACCCCAATGGGCCGACGGCTCCGAATACCCGTGGGAACCCCCCACCGAACGCGTCGAACCTTCCGACGCCTACCTGGCCGACGTGCCCACCTCGGTCAACAACCCCTATCCCTGGTCGCCAGACCGCTGA
- a CDS encoding zinc-dependent metalloprotease, whose product MGSDDQNPFEGMPFFGDMLRMLGNQGPVQWDGARQLALSIATGGDSEPNIDPLERIRFEQLARVADLQVAAATGLSTSTTGQSITVTPVTRTQWVMSTLDVYRPLVEAMAAALHPPTETGTDASEVEPSGADPAEAWFGQIMGLLSPMLLGMTAGSLVGHLATRSFGSFDLPVPRPPSDEVAVIPANIEPFANDWSMDGDDLRLWICLHQITHHTVLGLPHVHQALTGLLTDYAGAFESDPDSLGSRFADLGVEPGSDPMAQFQELLGDPDVLLGAVRSQRQQEIQPRLQTLVAAVAGYVDHVMDSVGSRLIGSYPQITEAMARRRVEASSSDRFVTRLLGLDLTQDHFDRGRAFVDGVVERAGADGLERLWSSAEVLPTPNELVAPGLWLARIDL is encoded by the coding sequence ATGGGTTCCGACGACCAAAACCCCTTCGAGGGCATGCCGTTCTTCGGCGACATGTTGCGAATGCTCGGCAACCAGGGTCCGGTCCAGTGGGACGGTGCCCGCCAGTTGGCCCTGTCCATCGCCACCGGCGGAGACAGCGAACCCAACATCGACCCGTTGGAACGCATCCGTTTCGAACAGCTCGCCCGGGTCGCAGACCTCCAAGTGGCAGCGGCCACAGGGTTGTCCACGTCGACCACCGGGCAGTCGATCACGGTCACCCCGGTGACCCGCACCCAGTGGGTGATGTCCACCCTCGACGTGTACCGACCTCTGGTCGAAGCCATGGCCGCCGCCCTGCACCCACCGACGGAAACCGGCACCGACGCCAGCGAGGTCGAGCCCAGCGGCGCCGACCCCGCCGAAGCCTGGTTCGGTCAGATCATGGGACTGTTGAGCCCCATGCTGTTGGGCATGACCGCGGGTTCTCTGGTCGGCCACCTGGCCACCCGGTCCTTCGGTTCGTTCGACCTGCCGGTTCCTCGCCCTCCCTCAGACGAGGTGGCGGTCATTCCCGCCAACATCGAACCTTTCGCTAACGACTGGTCCATGGACGGAGATGATCTGCGCCTGTGGATCTGCCTGCACCAGATCACCCACCACACCGTGCTCGGCCTACCCCACGTCCACCAGGCCTTGACCGGTTTGCTCACCGATTACGCCGGGGCGTTCGAATCCGACCCTGACTCGTTGGGTTCACGGTTCGCCGACTTGGGAGTGGAGCCCGGCAGCGACCCCATGGCCCAGTTCCAAGAGCTGTTGGGTGACCCAGACGTGTTGTTGGGCGCGGTCCGTTCGCAACGCCAACAAGAGATCCAGCCCCGGCTCCAGACCCTGGTGGCCGCGGTGGCGGGCTATGTCGACCACGTCATGGATTCGGTCGGGAGCCGCCTCATCGGGTCCTACCCTCAGATCACCGAGGCCATGGCCCGTCGCCGGGTGGAGGCATCCTCCAGCGACCGATTCGTGACCCGGCTCCTCGGCCTCGACCTGACCCAGGACCACTTCGACCGGGGCCGAGCCTTTGTGGACGGTGTGGTGGAGCGGGCCGGCGCCGACGGGCTGGAACGGCTGTGGTCGTCGGCCGAGGTGCTGCCCACCCCCAACGAATTGGTTGCCCCCGGGTTGTGGCTGGCCCGCATCGACCTCTGA
- a CDS encoding NAD-dependent epimerase/dehydratase family protein, with the protein MSSATVYGPWANNPVPLTEEAPLRPHPDLALAVQKAEIERMVGEWSADHPGAIAALLRPVTVVADGVGGWLAKALHASAALPANEETPIQYLHIDDLASAVVAVWAALVDGPVNVAPDGWLTPTERRALDPVPKVRLPESVALGVADWRWRLRLAPTAPGVLAYARHPWVVANDRLTATGWTASNSNEEAYVAGHQARAIETISPQRRQELALGVVAATVAAAGAGVAALIRNRRHSS; encoded by the coding sequence ATGTCGAGTGCCACCGTCTACGGGCCGTGGGCCAACAACCCGGTTCCCCTCACCGAGGAAGCCCCGCTGCGTCCTCACCCCGATCTGGCGCTAGCCGTCCAGAAGGCCGAGATCGAGCGGATGGTGGGCGAATGGTCGGCAGATCATCCGGGGGCGATTGCGGCCCTGTTGCGGCCCGTCACCGTGGTGGCAGACGGGGTTGGTGGTTGGCTGGCCAAGGCGCTGCACGCGTCGGCTGCATTGCCGGCCAACGAGGAGACCCCGATCCAGTACCTCCACATAGACGACCTGGCCTCGGCGGTGGTGGCGGTGTGGGCCGCCTTGGTGGACGGCCCGGTGAACGTTGCGCCCGACGGATGGCTCACACCCACCGAACGCCGGGCGCTCGACCCGGTGCCCAAGGTGCGGCTTCCCGAGTCGGTGGCGCTGGGGGTGGCCGACTGGCGTTGGCGTCTGCGCTTGGCTCCCACCGCTCCTGGGGTGTTGGCCTACGCCCGTCACCCGTGGGTCGTGGCCAACGATCGTCTCACCGCCACCGGGTGGACCGCATCCAACAGCAACGAAGAGGCCTATGTGGCCGGTCATCAGGCCCGGGCCATCGAGACCATCAGCCCTCAGCGTCGCCAGGAACTGGCGTTGGGGGTGGTGGCGGCCACCGTGGCCGCCGCCGGTGCCGGAGTGGCGGCGCTGATCCGCAACCGTCGCCATTCTTCCTGA
- a CDS encoding NAD-dependent epimerase/dehydratase family protein, whose translation MEATRGWRAGVRAGHAHQMTRVVVTGGAGRLGARVVRLLTSRDDALEVIGVDLVSCNPGGVNHQIDLLTADLDDVFAGADSVLHLASVFGAAIEGPEIDTAVEVAVTRRVLDAAGGPGSTTSW comes from the coding sequence GTGGAGGCCACCCGCGGGTGGCGGGCCGGGGTCCGGGCCGGGCATGCTCACCAGATGACACGTGTGGTGGTCACCGGAGGGGCTGGACGGTTGGGGGCGCGGGTGGTGCGACTGTTGACGTCGCGTGACGACGCCCTCGAGGTGATCGGTGTCGACCTGGTGTCTTGCAACCCCGGTGGCGTGAACCACCAGATCGACCTGCTGACCGCCGATCTCGACGACGTGTTCGCCGGGGCCGACTCGGTGTTGCACCTGGCTTCGGTGTTCGGTGCGGCCATCGAAGGTCCCGAGATAGACACCGCCGTCGAGGTGGCGGTCACCCGGCGGGTGCTGGACGCCGCGGGCGGGCCGGGGTCGACCACATCGTGGTGA
- a CDS encoding branched-chain amino acid ABC transporter permease, translating to MELFIDQVLNGIGRGAVYASVGLALVIIYRTTGLLNFAQGEMALFSTFVTWWLTDQGVGIVPAIIGSVVFSVIAGAAIERLLIRPVESAHSPLNVVIVTLGMFLAINALAQLIFIKPGQEALQMPSPFPEGELMGIRKETIGLALVLALECVLLWVLLQRTKLGLSLRAVASNPESARLVGINTGVMLMVGWGLAAGLGAIAGSLVASQSSGFDTSLMQQILVYSFAGAALGGFDSPIGAVVGGLIVGVAEALTYQYGPDIGLAGIELVVPLGLILVVLLVKPNGLFGRTIVERV from the coding sequence ATGGAGCTGTTCATCGATCAGGTCCTCAACGGCATCGGCCGAGGCGCGGTGTACGCCTCGGTCGGACTGGCCCTGGTGATCATCTACCGCACCACCGGCCTGTTGAACTTCGCCCAGGGCGAGATGGCCTTGTTCTCCACCTTCGTCACTTGGTGGTTGACCGACCAGGGGGTGGGCATCGTGCCCGCCATCATCGGGTCGGTCGTGTTCTCGGTGATCGCCGGGGCCGCCATAGAACGGTTGTTGATCAGACCGGTCGAGTCGGCACACAGCCCGCTCAACGTGGTGATCGTCACCCTGGGCATGTTCCTGGCCATCAACGCCCTGGCCCAGCTCATCTTCATCAAGCCCGGACAGGAAGCCCTCCAGATGCCCTCGCCGTTCCCGGAGGGCGAACTGATGGGAATCCGCAAGGAGACGATCGGGCTGGCCCTGGTCCTGGCGTTGGAATGCGTCTTGTTGTGGGTGTTGCTGCAACGCACCAAGCTCGGCCTGTCGCTGCGGGCCGTGGCCTCCAACCCTGAGAGTGCCCGTCTCGTCGGTATCAACACCGGCGTCATGTTGATGGTCGGGTGGGGCCTGGCCGCCGGCCTTGGCGCCATCGCTGGATCGTTGGTGGCCAGCCAATCCAGCGGGTTCGACACGTCTCTGATGCAACAGATCCTCGTCTACTCATTCGCCGGTGCCGCGCTGGGCGGCTTCGACAGCCCCATCGGAGCCGTCGTCGGCGGTCTCATCGTGGGCGTGGCCGAAGCGCTCACCTACCAGTACGGGCCAGACATCGGCCTGGCCGGAATTGAACTGGTGGTCCCGCTGGGGCTCATCTTGGTGGTGTTGCTGGTCAAGCCCAACGGCCTGTTCGGACGCACCATCGTGGAGCGGGTGTGA